From a single Hymenobacter sp. YIM 151500-1 genomic region:
- a CDS encoding biliverdin-producing heme oxygenase, translated as MPSVVEAPSLLLRLRRETRPYHDALEQNAFNQALVAGAPTAEGTAWFLAKLYGFLQPYETALRQQVPAFSGAWELPARYRAHLILEDLQRPAAAPGLPLCPAMPPLHSRAQLLGAMYVVEGSTLGGQVITRQLIQAGIPLRRYFAGYGEQTGPRWKTFCQLLTAEAATTSPDDIVASASHTFQHLAAWIKQP; from the coding sequence ATGCCTAGTGTTGTTGAAGCGCCGTCGTTGCTGCTGCGGTTGCGCCGCGAAACCCGCCCGTACCACGATGCGCTGGAGCAAAACGCCTTCAACCAGGCTCTGGTAGCCGGCGCCCCCACCGCCGAAGGCACGGCGTGGTTTCTGGCCAAGCTCTACGGCTTCCTGCAGCCCTACGAAACGGCCTTGCGGCAGCAGGTTCCGGCTTTTTCCGGGGCCTGGGAGCTGCCGGCACGCTACCGCGCCCACCTGATTCTGGAGGATTTGCAACGACCCGCCGCGGCTCCTGGCCTGCCGCTGTGCCCGGCCATGCCGCCGCTGCACAGCCGGGCCCAGCTGCTGGGGGCCATGTACGTGGTAGAAGGCTCCACGCTGGGCGGACAGGTAATTACGCGCCAGCTAATCCAGGCTGGCATTCCGCTGCGCCGCTATTTCGCGGGCTACGGGGAGCAAACCGGGCCCCGGTGGAAGACCTTTTGCCAGCTGCTCACCGCCGAGGCGGCCACCACCAGCCCGGACGACATTGTGGCCTCGGCCAGTCATACCTTTCAACACCTCGCCGCGTGGATCAAGCAACCGTGA